From one Cupriavidus sp. P-10 genomic stretch:
- a CDS encoding aldehyde dehydrogenase family protein, which yields MTLFLNHIDGEWAACQSGRTFDNVNPADTADIVGRFQASSAVDAQAAVAAAAAAFAGWRKTPVGKRAAILNRAAEHLEANADSIAAELTREEGKALALARDEVLRSAQTLRFYAVEGQTFTGEVFPNDDPDQLVYSQREPLGVVTVIAPWNFPVSIPARKIAPALVTGNTVVFKPSSEAPLSGYRLAEALIRAGLPKGVLNFITGSAAEIGATITEAPAVRAISFTGSSRAGEQIHRAAPLTTRTQMELGGKNPLIVMEDADLDRAVDLTIKGGFSLSGQACTGTSRVLVAESVKAAYTERLLAKVATLKIGSGMTPGMDLGPLASHKQLETVLRYIDIGKSEATLLCGGARLTGGDYDKGYYVAPTVFTDVTQPMRIAREEIFGPVIAIIGFTGYADAIAKANDTEYGLAAAIVTSNPRYIHHFATDIEAGTVKINRTTTGNLVNAPFGGVKRSSTSTFRESGRTGLEFYTQVKTVYRGA from the coding sequence ATGACCCTATTCCTGAACCATATCGACGGCGAATGGGCGGCCTGCCAGTCGGGCCGCACCTTCGACAACGTCAACCCGGCCGACACCGCCGACATCGTGGGCCGCTTCCAGGCGTCGTCCGCGGTGGACGCGCAGGCGGCCGTGGCTGCCGCGGCGGCGGCATTTGCCGGCTGGAGAAAGACCCCGGTCGGCAAGCGCGCCGCCATCCTCAACCGCGCGGCGGAGCACCTGGAAGCCAACGCCGACAGCATTGCCGCCGAGCTGACCCGCGAGGAAGGCAAGGCGCTGGCGCTGGCGCGCGACGAGGTGCTGCGCTCGGCCCAGACGCTGCGCTTCTACGCCGTGGAAGGGCAGACCTTCACCGGCGAGGTGTTTCCCAACGACGATCCCGACCAGCTCGTCTACAGCCAGCGCGAGCCGCTGGGCGTGGTGACGGTGATCGCGCCGTGGAATTTCCCGGTATCGATCCCCGCGCGCAAGATCGCGCCGGCGCTGGTGACCGGCAACACGGTGGTGTTCAAGCCGTCGTCCGAGGCGCCGCTGTCGGGCTATCGGCTGGCCGAGGCATTGATCAGGGCCGGCCTGCCCAAGGGCGTGCTGAACTTCATCACTGGCAGCGCCGCGGAGATTGGCGCCACCATCACCGAGGCGCCGGCCGTGCGCGCGATCTCGTTCACCGGCTCGTCGCGCGCCGGCGAGCAGATCCACCGCGCGGCGCCGCTGACCACGCGCACGCAGATGGAACTGGGCGGCAAGAACCCGCTGATCGTGATGGAAGACGCCGACCTCGATCGCGCCGTCGACCTGACCATCAAGGGTGGCTTCTCGCTGTCGGGGCAGGCGTGCACCGGCACCAGCCGCGTGCTGGTGGCCGAATCCGTCAAGGCGGCATACACCGAGCGCCTGCTGGCGAAGGTCGCCACGCTCAAGATCGGCAGCGGCATGACGCCGGGCATGGATCTCGGGCCGCTGGCCTCGCACAAGCAGCTGGAAACGGTGCTGCGCTACATCGACATCGGCAAGTCCGAGGCAACGCTGCTGTGCGGCGGCGCGCGCCTGACCGGCGGCGACTATGACAAGGGCTACTACGTTGCACCGACGGTATTCACCGACGTGACGCAACCCATGCGGATCGCGCGCGAGGAGATCTTCGGCCCGGTGATCGCCATCATCGGCTTCACCGGCTACGCCGATGCCATCGCCAAGGCCAACGACACCGAGTATGGACTGGCCGCGGCCATTGTCACCAGCAACCCGCGCTACATCCACCACTTCGCCACGGACATCGAGGCGGGCACGGTCAAGATCAACCGCACCACCACCGGCAACCTGGTCAACGCGCCGTTCGGCGGGGTCAAGCGGTCGAGCACCTCGACCTTCCGCGAGTCGGGCCGCACCGGGCTGGAGTTCTATACGCAGGTCAAGACGGTCTACCGGGGCGCCTGA
- a CDS encoding TenA family transcriptional regulator yields the protein MAELMNREDFRAALEESIKGKSANKAPFSVAWASGKLTRAHLARWAENHYHYVGPFADYLGYIYARTPDRYTEAKDFLLANMYEEEIGGDRHTDLLIRFAEACGTTRERVIDPDNMSPTTRGLQSWCYAVAMREDPIVAVAGLVVGLESQVPSIYRKQTPTLRDKYQFTDEEVEFFDLHIVSDEIHGERGYQIVLEHANTPELQQRCLKICEIGAQMRLLYTTALYHDYVEKELPLPELDMAA from the coding sequence ATGGCCGAACTGATGAACCGCGAAGATTTCCGTGCCGCCCTCGAAGAATCCATCAAAGGCAAGAGTGCCAACAAGGCGCCGTTCAGCGTGGCCTGGGCCAGCGGCAAGCTGACCCGCGCCCATCTCGCACGCTGGGCCGAGAACCACTATCACTACGTCGGCCCGTTCGCGGATTACCTGGGCTACATCTACGCCCGTACGCCGGACCGCTATACCGAAGCCAAGGATTTCCTGCTGGCCAACATGTACGAGGAAGAGATCGGCGGCGACCGCCACACCGACCTGCTGATCCGCTTTGCCGAAGCCTGCGGCACCACGCGCGAGCGCGTGATCGACCCGGACAACATGTCGCCCACCACGCGCGGCCTGCAGAGCTGGTGCTATGCGGTGGCCATGCGCGAAGACCCGATCGTGGCAGTGGCCGGACTGGTGGTCGGGCTGGAGTCGCAGGTGCCGTCGATTTACCGCAAGCAGACGCCGACGCTGCGCGACAAGTACCAGTTCACCGACGAGGAGGTCGAGTTCTTCGACCTGCATATCGTCTCGGACGAGATCCATGGCGAGCGCGGCTACCAGATCGTGCTGGAGCACGCCAACACGCCGGAGCTGCAGCAGCGCTGCCTGAAGATCTGCGAGATCGGCGCGCAGATGCGGCTGCTGTACACGACCGCGCTCTACCACGACTACGTCGAGAAAGAGCTGCCGCTGCCCGAACTGGACATGGCCGCCTGA
- a CDS encoding ornithine cyclodeaminase family protein, with translation MQHITDAMIDAHVTPEDARQVMEAAFSSFGRGDAAMQERIRTEAGGVKLSTLGAVIPQQGVAGAKVYTTINGQFSFVILIFSADDGRPLASFDAGAITRLRTAACTTLAAQRLARPGARTLALFGAGTQGVQHARQLSATLGLERILVSDPHADAGMPARLSAQCGIPVALAEPDAAVAEADIIVTASRATTPLFAGTSIRPGAFVAAIGSSLPHTRELDDAALRRAAAVVVEWRQQSTREAGDIVLADPQALPAGKIVELAEVVLGKVSARQRDDDIVIYKSVGVGLEDVALAGFAWSRMAGGAGSAERCAA, from the coding sequence ATGCAGCACATCACAGACGCGATGATCGATGCCCACGTCACCCCGGAAGATGCCCGGCAGGTCATGGAGGCGGCGTTTTCCAGCTTCGGGCGTGGCGATGCCGCGATGCAGGAGCGCATCCGCACCGAGGCCGGCGGCGTCAAGCTGTCCACGCTGGGGGCGGTCATCCCGCAGCAGGGCGTGGCCGGGGCCAAGGTCTACACCACCATCAATGGCCAGTTCTCCTTTGTCATCCTGATCTTCTCGGCCGACGACGGCCGGCCGCTGGCTTCCTTTGACGCCGGCGCCATCACGCGCCTGCGCACGGCGGCCTGCACCACGCTGGCGGCGCAGCGGCTGGCCCGTCCCGGCGCGCGCACGCTGGCTTTGTTTGGCGCCGGCACGCAGGGCGTGCAGCACGCGCGCCAGCTCAGCGCCACGCTGGGGCTGGAACGCATCCTGGTGTCCGACCCGCATGCGGACGCCGGCATGCCCGCGCGGCTGTCGGCGCAGTGCGGCATCCCGGTGGCGCTGGCCGAGCCCGATGCCGCGGTGGCCGAGGCCGACATTATCGTCACGGCCTCGCGTGCGACCACGCCGCTGTTCGCCGGCACGTCGATCCGCCCGGGCGCCTTCGTGGCAGCCATCGGCTCCAGCCTGCCGCACACGCGCGAACTGGACGACGCCGCGCTGCGCCGCGCCGCCGCGGTGGTGGTGGAGTGGCGGCAGCAATCCACCCGCGAGGCCGGCGATATCGTGCTGGCCGATCCGCAGGCGCTGCCGGCAGGGAAGATCGTGGAACTGGCTGAGGTCGTGCTCGGCAAGGTGTCGGCAAGGCAGCGCGACGACGACATCGTGATCTACAAGTCGGTCGGCGTGGGGCTGGAAGACGTGGCGCTGGCCGGCTTCGCCTGGTCGCGCATGGCGGGCGGGGCCGGCTCGGCGGAGCGTTGCGCCGCCTGA
- a CDS encoding sulfite exporter TauE/SafE family protein, which yields MPDTLLSLLPAGLSVPDYLSMGALILAGACLQGVGGIGFAMLSAPLGAIFFPDLVPGPLLAMGCCLSLMGALREREAIVWNIAGFALAGRALGGAAAVLTIAWLAPGPLAVLFSLSILAAVALSLLGWRLLPSSRNVVVAGTLSGFMGTITSAGAPPFALVMQHMAPAPMRATMGTILSGGAVLSLSMLALAGRFGLPQLMLALVLAPFLLAGFVLSNRLRGRVSPTAVRRLLLGLCAAGALGVLGRAAFA from the coding sequence ATGCCCGACACGTTGCTCTCGCTGCTGCCCGCCGGCCTGTCCGTCCCGGACTACCTGTCGATGGGGGCGCTCATCCTGGCGGGCGCCTGCCTGCAGGGGGTGGGCGGGATCGGCTTTGCGATGCTGTCGGCGCCGCTGGGCGCGATCTTCTTCCCCGACCTGGTGCCCGGGCCGCTGCTGGCGATGGGCTGCTGCCTGTCACTGATGGGCGCCTTGCGCGAGCGCGAGGCCATCGTCTGGAACATCGCCGGCTTTGCGCTGGCCGGCCGCGCCCTCGGCGGGGCCGCCGCGGTGCTGACCATCGCGTGGCTGGCGCCGGGACCGCTGGCGGTGCTGTTCTCGTTGTCGATCCTGGCCGCCGTGGCGTTGAGCCTGCTGGGCTGGCGCCTGCTGCCCAGTTCGCGCAACGTGGTCGTTGCCGGCACTTTGTCCGGCTTCATGGGGACCATCACCTCGGCCGGCGCGCCGCCGTTCGCGCTGGTCATGCAGCATATGGCGCCCGCGCCGATGCGCGCCACCATGGGCACCATCCTGTCCGGCGGCGCCGTGCTGTCGCTCTCCATGCTGGCGCTGGCGGGGCGCTTTGGCTTGCCGCAACTGATGCTGGCACTGGTGCTTGCACCGTTCCTGCTGGCCGGCTTCGTGCTCTCGAACCGGCTGCGCGGGCGCGTTTCTCCCACCGCGGTGCGCCGCTTGCTGCTGGGCTTGTGCGCGGCCGGCGCGCTGGGCGTGCTCGGCCGCGCGGCCTTTGCCTGA
- a CDS encoding 2Fe-2S iron-sulfur cluster-binding protein: MPKVTFHKLGETFVDEVKPQTNLVVRAGIRQFPYPNLRYECGMGKCSKCACRVLTGAEHLPPPNWKEKKQLGERLEQGYRLACQLWIEHDIELAQDDLPAATSATSATLATAGAGA; this comes from the coding sequence ATGCCCAAAGTCACCTTCCACAAGCTCGGCGAGACCTTTGTCGACGAGGTCAAGCCCCAGACCAACCTGGTCGTCCGCGCCGGCATCCGGCAGTTCCCCTACCCCAACCTGCGCTACGAGTGCGGCATGGGCAAATGCTCCAAGTGCGCCTGCCGTGTGCTGACTGGTGCCGAGCACCTGCCGCCGCCGAACTGGAAGGAGAAGAAGCAACTCGGCGAGCGGCTGGAACAGGGTTACCGGCTGGCGTGCCAGCTCTGGATCGAGCATGACATCGAGCTGGCCCAGGACGACCTGCCTGCCGCCACATCAGCCACGTCAGCCACCCTGGCCACGGCCGGCGCCGGAGCCTGA
- a CDS encoding ferredoxin translates to MFVLLTSRPGQFRTEPTAGMTAVEAYDYVFYGKRTARFIIAELAAGTTDTKVRVQEETPPGIVNLVSTKFLDKYATLEAARAALRELASFGSMDIALVPTPVAVGGQS, encoded by the coding sequence ATGTTCGTGCTGCTCACCAGCCGTCCCGGCCAGTTCCGCACCGAGCCCACCGCCGGCATGACCGCGGTCGAGGCCTACGACTACGTGTTCTACGGCAAACGTACGGCGCGCTTCATCATCGCCGAGCTGGCGGCCGGTACCACCGATACCAAGGTGCGGGTGCAAGAGGAAACCCCGCCCGGCATCGTCAACCTGGTCTCGACCAAGTTCCTCGACAAGTACGCCACGCTGGAAGCCGCCCGCGCCGCGCTGCGCGAGCTGGCCAGCTTCGGCAGCATGGACATCGCCCTCGTGCCCACGCCGGTCGCCGTGGGCGGCCAGTCCTGA
- a CDS encoding 2Fe-2S iron-sulfur cluster-binding protein, protein MIQITFLTNHGKTVSAPVNSNLLRVSLREQGGIPFKCGGGLCGTCKCRIDKGREHTDAVKPKEKKLLTEEELAGGFRLACQTFIDGDIAVSWQPRETVRA, encoded by the coding sequence ATGATCCAGATCACCTTCCTCACCAACCACGGCAAGACGGTCAGCGCGCCGGTCAACAGCAACCTGCTGCGCGTGTCGCTGCGCGAACAGGGCGGCATCCCCTTCAAGTGCGGCGGCGGCCTGTGCGGCACCTGCAAGTGCCGCATCGACAAGGGCCGGGAGCATACCGACGCGGTCAAGCCAAAGGAAAAGAAACTGCTGACGGAAGAAGAGCTCGCAGGGGGCTTCCGGCTGGCGTGCCAGACGTTCATCGATGGCGATATCGCGGTGTCGTGGCAGCCCCGGGAGACAGTGCGCGCCTGA
- a CDS encoding cobaltochelatase CobT-related protein, giving the protein MTAASAAQQLRRRQRQDELSGATVRALTGDAALHFRDGQLWRAMRPVPQHAPHLRTDPDTDTAACLRGAADGAALRQAHSDAALHRSLCPTDPVERLVFELLEQLRCETHLPRGMAGVAANLRHRFMAWSRAFHRSGLTEGHLGILLYTVAQVAWSRLSGEPVLEDTEDLIETTRAAIVPVLGISLAGLRAHRHDQAAFAVHALALARAVADMVHSEAPRAGEDDDKAVSAARAGFALWLDFDETPAEAFALADSGHSRVLADATGGYRIFTTRYDREVRAATLVRRALLDEYRTRLDARIARAGVNVARLARKLRAALAQPRIDGWSFGEESGRIDGRRLAQLVSSPAERRLFRREAYKAHADCVVGLLVDCSGSMKAYAEPLTLLLDLVARALDQAGVATEILGFTTNAWNGGRARADWLARGRPAHPGRLNETCHMVFKDASRSWRRARTDITALLKADLFREGVDGEGVEWACARLHATGKARRILLVVSDGSPMDTATGLANDACYLDNHLKAVVARHEALRDVEVLGLGVGLDLSPYYRHTLALDLSQPVDMATLDEVAGLIAARRR; this is encoded by the coding sequence ATGACCGCGGCGTCGGCAGCGCAGCAGCTGCGCCGGCGCCAGCGGCAGGACGAACTCTCCGGCGCCACCGTGCGCGCGCTGACCGGCGACGCGGCGCTGCATTTCCGCGACGGCCAGCTATGGCGCGCGATGCGGCCCGTGCCGCAGCATGCGCCGCACCTGCGTACCGATCCGGACACTGACACGGCGGCCTGCCTGCGCGGCGCCGCCGACGGCGCCGCGCTGCGGCAGGCGCATTCCGACGCAGCGCTGCACCGCAGCCTCTGTCCCACCGATCCGGTCGAGCGCCTGGTTTTCGAACTGCTCGAACAACTGCGCTGCGAAACCCACCTGCCACGCGGCATGGCCGGCGTGGCTGCCAACCTGCGGCACCGCTTCATGGCGTGGTCGCGCGCGTTCCATCGCTCGGGCCTGACCGAGGGCCATCTCGGCATCCTGCTCTATACCGTGGCGCAGGTGGCGTGGTCGCGCCTGAGCGGCGAGCCGGTGCTCGAAGACACCGAAGATTTGATCGAGACCACGCGCGCCGCCATCGTCCCCGTGCTGGGCATATCGCTGGCCGGCTTGCGCGCACATCGCCACGACCAGGCCGCGTTTGCCGTGCATGCGCTGGCGCTGGCACGTGCCGTCGCGGACATGGTCCACAGCGAAGCGCCACGTGCTGGCGAGGATGACGACAAAGCCGTTTCCGCCGCGCGCGCGGGTTTTGCGCTGTGGCTCGATTTCGACGAAACGCCGGCCGAAGCCTTCGCGCTTGCCGACAGCGGCCACAGCCGCGTGCTGGCCGACGCCACCGGCGGCTACCGCATCTTCACCACGCGCTACGACCGCGAGGTGCGCGCCGCCACGCTGGTACGGCGCGCCTTGCTCGATGAATACCGTACGCGCCTCGACGCCCGCATCGCCCGCGCCGGCGTCAACGTGGCGCGGCTGGCCCGCAAGCTGCGCGCCGCGCTGGCGCAGCCGCGCATCGATGGCTGGTCCTTCGGCGAGGAAAGCGGCCGCATCGACGGCCGCCGGCTGGCGCAACTGGTCAGCTCGCCCGCCGAACGGCGCCTGTTCCGCCGCGAAGCGTACAAGGCGCATGCCGATTGCGTGGTGGGTTTGCTGGTGGACTGCTCGGGATCGATGAAGGCCTACGCAGAGCCGCTGACGCTGCTGCTTGACCTGGTGGCGCGCGCGCTGGACCAGGCCGGCGTGGCCACCGAAATCCTCGGCTTCACCACCAATGCCTGGAACGGCGGCCGCGCGCGCGCCGACTGGCTTGCGCGCGGCCGCCCGGCGCACCCGGGCCGGCTCAACGAAACCTGTCACATGGTGTTCAAGGACGCCAGCCGCAGCTGGCGGCGCGCCCGTACCGACATCACCGCGCTGCTCAAGGCCGACCTGTTCCGCGAAGGCGTGGACGGCGAGGGGGTCGAGTGGGCCTGCGCCCGGCTGCACGCCACCGGCAAGGCGCGGCGCATCCTGCTGGTGGTGTCAGACGGCAGCCCGATGGATACCGCCACCGGGCTGGCCAACGACGCCTGCTATCTGGACAACCACCTCAAGGCCGTGGTGGCGCGGCATGAGGCGTTGCGTGACGTGGAGGTGCTGGGGCTGGGCGTCGGGCTGGACCTTAGCCCGTATTACCGGCATACGCTGGCGCTGGACCTGTCGCAGCCGGTGGATATGGCGACGCTGGATGAGGTGGCGGGCCTGATCGCCGCGCGGCGGCGCTGA
- a CDS encoding AAA family ATPase — protein sequence MATNEEHEVTQEQYGKPDRMIPVREVFGIDSGLMVPAFSERDDHVPEIDPAYRFQPEVTLAILSGFMRDRRVMVQGLHGSGKSTHIEQVAARLNWPCVRVNLDGHISRLDLVGKDAIVVRDGRQVTEFQEGIVPWALQRPVALIFDEYDAGRPDVMFVIQRILERDGKFTLLDQNRVIRPHPSFRLFATSNTVGLGNVNGLYHGTQLLNHAQIDRWNVVATLDYLPHEEEAGIVLARVPELDHEAGRALVDAMVAMAGLTRRGFAAGDLSALMSPRTVISWAENCQIFRDPGLAFRLTFLNKCDEAERPVVAEYYQRCFGQLPGDTAAVAAASESAR from the coding sequence ATGGCGACCAACGAGGAGCATGAGGTGACGCAAGAGCAGTATGGCAAGCCGGACCGGATGATTCCGGTCCGCGAGGTGTTCGGCATCGATTCCGGCCTGATGGTGCCGGCCTTCAGCGAGCGCGACGACCACGTACCGGAGATCGACCCGGCCTACCGCTTCCAGCCGGAGGTGACGCTGGCGATCCTGTCCGGCTTCATGCGTGACCGGCGCGTGATGGTGCAGGGGCTGCATGGCAGCGGCAAGTCGACCCATATCGAGCAGGTGGCGGCGCGCCTCAACTGGCCGTGCGTGCGCGTCAACCTCGATGGACATATCAGCCGGCTCGACCTGGTCGGCAAGGACGCCATCGTCGTGCGCGACGGGCGCCAGGTGACCGAGTTCCAGGAAGGCATCGTGCCGTGGGCGCTGCAGCGGCCGGTGGCGCTGATCTTCGATGAATACGACGCGGGCCGGCCCGACGTGATGTTCGTGATCCAGCGCATCCTGGAACGCGACGGCAAGTTCACGCTGCTCGACCAGAACCGGGTGATCCGGCCGCATCCGTCGTTCCGGTTGTTTGCCACGTCCAATACCGTGGGGCTCGGCAACGTCAACGGGCTCTATCACGGCACCCAGTTGCTCAACCACGCGCAGATCGACCGCTGGAACGTGGTCGCCACGCTGGACTACCTGCCGCACGAGGAAGAGGCGGGCATCGTGCTCGCGCGCGTGCCCGAGCTGGACCACGAAGCCGGCCGCGCGCTGGTCGACGCAATGGTGGCCATGGCGGGACTGACGCGGCGCGGGTTTGCGGCAGGCGACCTGTCGGCGCTGATGTCGCCGCGCACCGTGATCAGCTGGGCCGAGAACTGCCAGATCTTCCGCGATCCGGGCCTGGCGTTCCGGCTGACCTTCCTGAACAAGTGCGACGAGGCCGAGCGGCCGGTGGTGGCGGAGTATTACCAGCGTTGCTTCGGACAACTGCCCGGCGACACCGCCGCGGTTGCAGCCGCGTCGGAGTCCGCGCGATGA
- a CDS encoding IclR family transcriptional regulator, with the protein MNDMRLAKSDAKPDGDTPALRLFGLLEVIAEKDQSFNLQALVEETGLPKPTLHRMLQQLEAAGLIQRNGDGRQYGTGLRLRRLAENLLLNSTSHGARHMALRRLVEEVGESCNLTAFSGGEVLYLDRVETAAPLRFYLHPGSRVPAHCSATGKLFLAQLAPAQRQRLLAHAELERYTQNTLTDHAQLEAELERVKRDGYALDDEEFLPGLVCIGVLVPAVDGGKSNLGLALQAPVMRVARDKVVQLLPALQRAASALAAIEAESASSWQGGAEGAESADEDE; encoded by the coding sequence ATGAACGATATGCGCCTCGCCAAAAGTGACGCCAAGCCCGACGGAGACACGCCGGCACTGCGTTTGTTCGGCCTGCTCGAAGTCATCGCGGAGAAGGACCAGTCCTTCAACCTGCAGGCGCTGGTGGAAGAAACCGGCCTGCCCAAGCCAACGCTGCACCGCATGCTGCAGCAGCTCGAGGCGGCGGGGCTGATCCAGCGCAACGGCGACGGGCGGCAATACGGCACCGGCCTGCGGCTGCGCCGGCTGGCGGAGAACCTGTTGCTCAACAGCACCTCGCACGGCGCGCGCCATATGGCGCTGCGGCGGCTGGTGGAAGAGGTGGGCGAGAGCTGCAACCTGACCGCGTTCTCGGGCGGCGAGGTGCTGTACCTGGACCGCGTGGAAACCGCGGCGCCGCTGCGCTTCTACCTGCATCCGGGCTCGCGCGTGCCGGCGCACTGCTCGGCCACCGGCAAGCTGTTCCTGGCGCAGCTGGCGCCGGCGCAGCGGCAGCGGCTGCTGGCGCATGCGGAGCTGGAGCGGTACACGCAGAACACGCTGACGGACCACGCGCAGCTGGAAGCGGAACTGGAGCGCGTGAAGCGCGACGGTTACGCACTGGACGACGAGGAATTCCTGCCCGGGCTGGTCTGCATCGGCGTGCTGGTGCCGGCCGTGGACGGCGGCAAGTCCAACCTGGGGCTGGCGCTGCAGGCCCCGGTCATGCGCGTGGCGCGCGACAAGGTGGTGCAGTTGCTGCCCGCGCTGCAGCGCGCGGCCAGCGCGCTGGCGGCGATCGAGGCCGAAAGCGCCAGCAGCTGGCAAGGCGGCGCGGAAGGTGCGGAAAGCGCCGACGAGGACGAATAG
- a CDS encoding amino acid permease, giving the protein MIQQPESGNGLSHGLKQRHMTMIALGGVIGAGLFVGSGVVIKSAGPGAVLSFLITGLLVVLVMRMLGEMACALPGTGGFYEYAREAWRDRPAVGNLAGFLTGWMYWYFWVIVVALEAVAGADLVRYWLPDVPNWIISLVLLVMLTLTNLVSVKSFGEFEFWFASIKVAAIIVFLFVAGVYVLGLAPGAQGMQVANLTVNGGFLPNGIVPVLTGAVAATGFYFGAEIVTIAAAETAEPQKAVAKATSSVITRVLVFYVGSILLVVCLVPWNSNSISTPYVSALNVMGVPAAAQIMNAIVLTAVLSALNSGLYASSRMLFALTRRGDAPQSLARVSRNGVPVRAILVATLFGYGAVVMSYVSPDTVFAFLVNSYGTVAIFVYILIAISQLRLRSRLEREAPGLLRVRMWCFPYLTYVAILGMLGIVIAMAFIPDQRTPLALGVVSLLILLIAYGARQLFRRGAEPVVPLAEMPGPDLHKY; this is encoded by the coding sequence ATGATCCAACAACCCGAGTCCGGCAACGGACTATCCCACGGCCTCAAGCAACGCCACATGACCATGATCGCCCTTGGCGGCGTGATCGGCGCTGGCCTGTTCGTCGGCAGCGGCGTCGTCATCAAGTCGGCCGGCCCCGGCGCGGTCCTTTCCTTCCTGATCACCGGCCTGCTGGTCGTGCTGGTCATGCGCATGCTGGGCGAGATGGCGTGCGCGCTGCCCGGCACCGGCGGCTTCTACGAGTATGCCCGCGAAGCCTGGCGCGATCGCCCCGCGGTGGGCAACCTCGCCGGCTTCCTGACCGGCTGGATGTACTGGTATTTCTGGGTCATCGTGGTGGCGCTCGAAGCCGTCGCCGGCGCCGACCTGGTGCGCTACTGGCTGCCCGACGTACCCAACTGGATCATCAGCCTGGTGCTGCTGGTGATGCTGACGCTGACGAACCTGGTGTCGGTCAAGTCGTTCGGCGAGTTCGAGTTCTGGTTCGCCTCGATCAAGGTCGCGGCGATCATCGTGTTCCTGTTCGTCGCCGGCGTGTACGTGCTGGGCCTCGCTCCCGGCGCACAGGGCATGCAAGTGGCGAACCTGACCGTCAACGGCGGCTTCCTGCCGAACGGGATCGTGCCGGTGCTGACCGGCGCGGTCGCGGCCACCGGGTTCTACTTCGGCGCCGAGATCGTCACCATCGCCGCCGCCGAGACCGCCGAGCCGCAGAAGGCAGTGGCCAAGGCCACCAGCTCGGTGATCACCCGCGTGCTGGTGTTCTATGTCGGCTCGATCCTGCTGGTGGTATGCCTGGTGCCGTGGAACTCCAACAGCATCTCCACGCCGTACGTCAGCGCGCTGAACGTGATGGGCGTTCCCGCCGCCGCGCAGATCATGAACGCGATCGTGCTGACCGCGGTGCTGTCGGCGCTCAACTCCGGCCTGTACGCTTCGTCGCGCATGCTGTTCGCGCTGACCCGCCGCGGCGACGCGCCGCAGTCGCTGGCCCGCGTCAGCCGCAACGGCGTGCCGGTCCGCGCCATCCTGGTGGCCACGCTGTTCGGCTACGGCGCGGTGGTCATGTCCTATGTCTCGCCCGATACGGTGTTCGCCTTCCTGGTCAACTCGTACGGCACCGTCGCCATCTTCGTCTACATCCTGATCGCGATCTCGCAGCTGCGCCTGCGCTCGCGGCTGGAACGCGAAGCGCCGGGCCTGCTGCGCGTGCGCATGTGGTGCTTCCCGTATCTCACCTATGTCGCGATCCTGGGCATGCTGGGCATCGTGATCGCCATGGCCTTTATCCCCGACCAGCGCACACCGCTTGCGCTGGGGGTGGTCAGCCTGCTGATCCTGCTGATTGCCTACGGCGCGCGGCAACTGTTTCGCCGTGGCGCGGAGCCGGTAGTACCGCTGGCAGAGATGCCAGGGCCAGACCTCCACAAGTATTGA